From Chryseobacterium sp. H1D6B, a single genomic window includes:
- a CDS encoding class I SAM-dependent methyltransferase, with translation MKTLERIKNKIKLFSHSGSNYQCPFCGYSSKDLEVVGHDLAVLREKHVIGGGRRAAGCYKCQSRDRERLLYAFIVEELQLPKETSILHIAPELKLSKVLLGKNFKEYICGDLFTEGYHYPEHVKNISVLEIPYENDHFDLVICNHVLEHIPDDSKAMKEILRVLKPGGKAILQVPISKNSLHTHEDFTILDPKKREELFGQFDHVRIYGQDYVTRLENSGYTVNRVNISDKYKKFGVNQEEDLFFCEKKIS, from the coding sequence ATGAAAACCTTAGAAAGAATTAAAAACAAAATCAAACTGTTTTCCCACTCCGGTTCAAACTATCAATGTCCTTTCTGCGGCTACAGCTCCAAAGATCTGGAAGTTGTAGGCCATGACCTTGCAGTATTGAGAGAAAAACATGTAATTGGAGGCGGAAGAAGAGCTGCCGGATGTTACAAATGCCAATCAAGAGACAGAGAAAGACTTTTATATGCTTTTATTGTTGAAGAATTACAGCTTCCAAAAGAGACCAGTATACTGCACATTGCACCTGAGCTCAAATTATCAAAAGTACTGCTGGGCAAAAATTTCAAAGAATATATCTGCGGAGATTTGTTTACAGAAGGATATCATTATCCGGAACACGTAAAAAACATCAGTGTTTTAGAAATCCCCTACGAAAATGATCATTTTGATCTCGTTATCTGCAACCATGTTTTGGAACATATTCCAGACGATTCAAAAGCCATGAAAGAGATTCTCAGAGTTTTAAAACCTGGCGGGAAAGCTATTTTACAGGTTCCTATTTCTAAAAACAGCCTTCATACCCACGAAGATTTCACTATTTTAGACCCTAAAAAAAGAGAAGAACTTTTCGGCCAGTTTGATCATGTAAGAATTTATGGACAGGATTATGTAACACGTTTAGAAAACTCCGGTTATACAGTAAACCGGGTAAATATTTCTGATAAATATAAAAAGTTTGGTGTAAACCAAGAAGAGGATCTTTTCTTCTGCGAAAAAAAGATTTCGTAA
- a CDS encoding glycosyltransferase family 2 protein — translation MPKVHIIIVTYNAMKWAERCFKSLRQSSVPVQCIVIDNGSTDGTQDYIKTDFPEVDFSQSEINLGFGKANNIGIEKAYKEGADFFYLMNQDAWLYQDSLGKLLEVYNKYENKEEIGIISPMHVDGTEKYLDIFLDKYIGVNFETRMISDLYFQTLKPFYEVKFINAAHWMLPKHTIETIGGFNPYFFHYGEDDEYTNRILFHNKKTLLVPGSKAVHDGKQFLTKIDLNKYPDLSLETKIMNPNLSDSLHLEKKALKQSIIKNMMMGRIDNYKKLSQKYKKITSEEKILIDIHHKVKQTGLTFLNL, via the coding sequence ATGCCAAAGGTCCACATTATTATTGTTACTTATAATGCTATGAAATGGGCAGAAAGATGTTTTAAAAGCTTAAGACAGTCTTCTGTTCCTGTACAATGTATTGTAATTGATAATGGATCTACAGACGGGACTCAGGACTATATCAAAACCGATTTTCCGGAAGTGGATTTTTCTCAATCGGAAATAAATCTGGGATTCGGAAAAGCCAATAATATCGGAATTGAAAAAGCATATAAAGAAGGTGCTGACTTTTTCTATCTGATGAACCAGGATGCCTGGCTTTATCAGGACAGCCTCGGAAAATTACTCGAAGTGTATAATAAGTATGAAAACAAAGAAGAGATAGGAATTATAAGTCCGATGCATGTAGACGGAACAGAAAAATATCTTGATATCTTTCTGGATAAATATATTGGTGTCAATTTTGAGACAAGGATGATCTCTGATCTTTATTTTCAAACTTTAAAACCCTTTTATGAAGTAAAATTTATAAATGCTGCCCACTGGATGCTCCCAAAGCATACAATAGAAACTATAGGAGGCTTTAATCCTTATTTTTTTCATTACGGGGAAGATGATGAATACACCAACCGTATTCTGTTTCATAATAAAAAAACACTGCTTGTTCCCGGCAGCAAAGCCGTTCATGACGGAAAACAGTTTTTAACGAAAATTGATCTTAATAAATATCCGGACTTAAGTTTAGAAACTAAAATAATGAATCCTAATCTGTCTGATTCATTACATTTAGAAAAAAAAGCCCTTAAACAAAGTATAATAAAGAATATGATGATGGGAAGAATTGACAACTATAAAAAGCTGTCGCAGAAATATAAAAAAATTACTTCCGAAGAAAAAATATTAATTGATATACATCATAAAGTAAAACAAACCGGTCTTACTTTTCTGAACCTCTAA